The Aedes aegypti strain LVP_AGWG chromosome 1, AaegL5.0 Primary Assembly, whole genome shotgun sequence sequence ACTTGCCGCCTCTCTTTACTAATGACTCTTCTTCTTTTCCCCTTTCCCAATCGCAGGTCGACAACTCTTCCCTGACCGGAGAGTCGGAGCCGCAGTCCCGTGGACCGGATTTCACCCATGAGAACCCCCTGGAAACCAAGAATCTGGCCTTCTTCTCGACCAATGCCGTCGAAGGTACCGCCAAGGGTGTCGTCATCAGCTGCGGTGATCACACCGTGATGGGTCGTATCGCTGGTCTCGCTTCCGGTCTGGACACCGGTGAAACTCCGATCGCCAAGGAAATCCACCATTTCATCCATCTGATTACCGGCGTGGCTGTGTTCCTCGGTGTGACCTTCTTCGTGATTGCCTTCATCCTCGGCTACCACTGGCTGGACGCCGTTATCTTCCTGATCGGTATCATTGTCGCCAACGTGCCGGAAGGTCTGCTCGCCACCGTTACCGTCTGTTTGACCCTGACTGCCAAGCGTATGGCCTCGAAGAACTGTTTGGTCAAGAATTTGGAAGCCGTCGAAACCCTCGGATCGACCTCGACCATCTGCTCGGATAAGACCGGTACACTGACCCAGAACCGTATGACTGTCGCCCACATGTGGTTCGACAACCAGATCATCGAAGCCGACACCACTGAGGATCAGAGCGGTGTTCAGTACGACCGTACCAGCCCTGGATTCAAGGCCCTGTCCCGCATCGCTACCCTGTGCAACCGTGCCGAATTCAAGGGAGGTCAAGAAGGTGTCCCAATTCTGAAGAAGGAAGTCAGTGGTGATGCTTCGGAAGCTGCTTTGCTCAAATGTATGGAACTGGCTCTCGGTGATGTCCTGAGCATCCGCAAGCGCAACAAGAAGGTCTGCGAAATTCCATTCAACTCCACCAACAAGTACCAGGTTTCCATCCACGAAACTGAAGATCCCAGCGACCCACGTTATCTGCTGGTCATGAAGGGTGCCCCCGAACGTATTCTGGAACGCTGCTCGACCATCTTCATCAACGGCAAGGAGAAGCTGATGGACGAAGAGATGAAGGAAGCCTTCAACAATGCCTACCTGGAGCTCGGAGGTCTCGGTGAACGTGTGCTCGGATTCTGCGACTTCATGCTGCCATCGGACAAATTCCCCGCTGGATTCAAGTTCAACTCGGATGAAGTGAACTTCCCGTGCGAGAGCCTGCGCTTCGTCGGCCTCATGTCCATGATTGACCCTCCCCGCGCGGCTGTACCCGATGCCGTCGCCAAGTGCCGCTCCGCCGGTATTAAAGTTATCATGGTTACCGGTGATCACCCGATCACTGCCAAGGCCATTGCCAAGTCTGTTGGTATCATCTCGGAGGGCAACGAAACCGTCGAAGACATCGCCCAGCGTCTGAACATTCCGGTTTCGGAGGTTAATCCTCGTGAGGCTAAGGCCGCCGTTGTGCACGGTTCGGAACTGCGCGACCTGTCCACCGATCAGATCGACGAAATTCTGCGCTACCACACGGAGATCGTGTTCGCTCGTACCTCGCCGCAGCAGAAGCTGATCATCGTGGAGGGTTGCCAGCGGATGGGAGCCATCGTGGCCGTCACCGGTGACGGTGTCAACGATTCGCCTGCCCTGAAGAAGGCTGACATTGGTGTTGCCATGGGTATCGCCGGGTCCGATGTGTCCAAGCAGGTGAGTTTCGGGTGTTGTGGGATGCCTGTGTGACTAACAGGATCATGTTCCCGATTTCCATGTGAGGTTCTGTGGCGGTTCGATCCGGATGTTTTCCCTGTGCCCGAATACAGCCATCGGAGTGTGTTAATTGGCAGAACCGATTGGGCTCAAATCCTGGGCGAAAAGTCAGAGCGATAGTGGCTGATAGATTCGTGGAATTCCTCTTAAACTGTCTTCAATAGTTTCTCCAAGTATCCGACAATCTTTTCATGGGCATTTTTCTATGATCTATTGACTTCTAGCTTGTGACAAAAGCATCTCTTgcaaaagctggaaagcctctccagaagctgagaagctgctCTTTCAGCAGCTGGAAAACTATTCTGctagaagctggagagcttctctttcagaagccgGAAAGCGTCTCTTCCAGAAGcgggaaagcttcttttccaaaaacttctcgtccagaagctggaaagcttttcttctacaagctggaaagcttctcttctccACCAGAAGCTGAAcagtttctcttccagaagctggcaaGGTTCTCCTCCAGAAGCTAGAGAGCTATTCTTCCAGaacctggaaagcttctcctccagaagctggaaagcttcttttccagaagcggAGATCAttacttccagaagctgaaaaacttttccagagGATAGAAagtttcttttccagaagctggagaattTCTCTTCCATAATTTGCAGAGCtactctttcagaagctgtgaagcttctcttccagcagctggaaagcttctcttgaaGAACCTTCTCTCCCTgaagctagaaagcttttcttccacaagctggaaagcttctcttctccACCAGAAGCTCAACAGTTTCTCTTCCAGTAGCTGGCAAGGTTCtcctctagaagctggaaagctcctcctccagaagcttgaaaacttctcttttagaacctggatttttttttaagaagctggaaagcttctccttcagaagctggaaagcttctccttcagaagctggaaagttttctttccagaagctggaaaacttctgttCCAAAAGctaaaaagcttctcctcaagAAGCTGGATAGCTTTTTCagaaagtttctcttccagaagctggaaatcctCTCATCCAGAATCCGGAAAACTTTTTATCAggaagttggaaagcttctctttcagttACTGGAAATCTTCTCCTACAGAAGCTAGAGATCTCTTCCATAAGCtggaaacctttttttttttccaaaagctggaaagcttctcttccagaagctggagatcATCACTTCCAGATTCTATTCCAGCAgctgaagagcttctcttccagaacctgaaaaacttctcttccagaagcttgagagCTTCCCTTTCAGAAtctggaaagctttttttttagaaGCTGAAGAACATCTCTTCCAGTAGCTAGGGAGTTTCTTTTCCAGAACCTGGAGAATTTCTCTTCCAGAACTTGCAGAGctactcttccagaagctgtgaAGCTTCTGTTCCAGAAGCTGTGAAGCTTTTCTTTCAGAatctggagagcttctctttcagaagctggtcAGCTTCTCATCTAGAAGCTGGAGGGCTTCTATTCCAGATGCTTGAGAGCTTCTCATCCGGAAGATCGagaacttctcttccagaagctggagagcttctttCCCAGAAGTTGAAGtgcttctcttccaaaagctggagagcttctttcccagaagctgtaaagcttctcttctagaagcttgaagcttctcttccagaaattagagaagttctcttccagaagctggagagcgcTTCTCCAGAatctggagagcttctcttccagaagttggagagtttctcttccaaaagcgaaaaagcttctcttccagaagttggaGAGTTTCTCTTCCAAAAGCGGAAAAGCTTCTCGTCTacaagctggaaagcttctcatccagaagctggaaaagttctCTTCCCCAAGCTTGAAAGTTTATTTTCCAGATGCTGGAGAGCTGCTGCTCATCAAACGCTGGTGAGCTTCTCTCTTAAAAGCTGGGTGGCATTTCTTCAAATGCTGGAGAGCTTTAGCGAAAGTTTTAGAGTTTCTCTTTCAGATGCTCAGAAGCTTTAGTTGACGATAAAATTGATGATCAATTCTAACATTGAGCTGTTTAACAGCTTATCgggtataggcctattcacatgacgtctcaaatcagctgatcgggaagcactttgacaggcCCGTGTTTGCACCGgttctccaccgatgtaaacaaatgcatagacggatctgtcacatgaaaaggcctatccaGATTGTGACAATTGACAGTTAATCGATAAGATTGAACGATCGATCTCAATGATTAACCGTCAAACGCCTCATCCAGATGTCAGATTTTGGAGATCTAGATCATCATTTATTTCTGGAGTCCGACTTGTGTCCAAAAATCACTGGAAGAGTTCTCAAACCAAGCCATTTCTCATTCGCAACCcaccaaaatttattgaaaatgaaaaacaaactgAACCAACCGAATCGTTCCGTATTCGGGTAATTCACGAACATGGGCAGTTCCGAACGTCCGAGATGGCGCCACAGAACCAATCCTAACCCCAGTATTTCCCTCTAACACGCCCCCGAATCCCTTCCCACGCTTTCAACTGTTGTCAGCACCTTGAACAAATACGCACCACATTGACACCAAAAAACGATCATATCATCACTTTTGATCTCTAACTACCGTTACTGCAAATATAGGTACACTCTTAATAGGACCACTGGTCGCAACCCAAGTCTTTCTGTCTCTTTCTATCACATACACGACAACCCGGGTCCGAGGATCTACGAATACTAACAAACTCCCATCTAACTGTTGTCTTTATAATAAATGTCATCAGGACGGACGTCGGTTGTTCCTTGCAAGTCCAAGGCACAACCGCCAACAGTCCGTCCCCTCTCCATGAACAACCTTCCGACTAATCTCCCGATCTTCTCCCGCCTCTAGGCCGCTGACATGATCCTGCTCGATGACAACTTCGCTTCGATCGTTACCGGAGTCGAGGAGGGCCGTCTCATTTTCGACAACCTGAAGAAGTCGATCGCGTACACGCTGACATCCAACATTCCGGAGATCTCGCCCTTCTTGGCGTTCATCCTGTGCGACATTCCGCTCCCGCTCGGAACCGTCACCATTCTGTGCATCGATCTGGGAACTGACATGGTAAGTCCAGCGCGAGCCGCAATCCCTTGAGTTTCGATCTCTCTCTCTGTCCAGATATCTATTGTTCCACCGCGCACGCGTGCGCGGAAACCACTCGCCAGGTTTTCTGTCGTCCCTTCAAATCGGTTCACTGCGAATGACCTGAGTTACTCGAACTGAGTGAGTGACCCTCCAAATGGGGGAACTCATCCGAGTCAGACTTCGTTCTCATACAGCGCAGCCACCGCTGCGTCAGCTATTGACTCCCATGATCTCGATAGCCGAACGGTACACTAACCTGGAAACTCTCTTTCTCCCCCATCAAACGCGATACTTGAAACTTGGGTATTTGTCCGTGCGGACCCGTCCCTTCTCCCTGGGATCCGTACGATTGTCGTTAGGTTCCGGCCATTTCCCTCGCGTACGAAGAGTCCGAATCGGACATCATGAAGCGTCGGCCACGTGACCCCTACAAGGACAAGCTGGTCAACGAGAGGTACCGTTCCCAACACTGCGCACACGAGACTCAGTCGTCACTGGCCAGTCGCTCGCTCGTTCTCTCTTTCTCTTGTTTGTCTCTCTCTTATATATCCTCTATTGTTTTTCTCGTATTTAATCGTTATTTTTTCCATCATGTTTCCTTTTTATAAAACAGTGTAGCGCGTAGCTTGATAAATTCGATCGCTAGAAAGTAATTTAATGGCATTCAAATGCCaggcattgaaattttcaacgAAATTTGCTCTCGCGGCTCTCACTCTCGCCGATTGGCGTGATCTCTTCCACTCGCTAGAGCGAAGAGTGCCGAACAAAAGTTGATCGCTTGTCGTAGAAACCTTTCGTTTACCTTTTCCCTTTCATTCGCTCTTTATCTCTCTCTCGATCAGTAGCACATTCAAGTTTTCACTTAGTATTAAATGTTCTGAAACTAttcagaaatttgttgaaatgaaAAAGGAGCTCAGGTACGTCCGCGATCAATCCCATCCCTTAGTTTTAAGTTGTAGCGCAGTTTCCAAACATATCGTCCTAATTTCTCACCTATTTTCACC is a genomic window containing:
- the LOC5575790 gene encoding sodium/potassium-transporting ATPase subunit alpha isoform X8 → MPPKKKGDNLDDLKQELDIDYHKITPEELYQRLQTHPENGLSHAKAKENLERDGPNALTPPKQTPEWVKFCKNLFGGFALLLWIGAILCFIAYSILASTVEEPADDNLYLGIVLTAVVIVTGIFSYYQESKSSKIMESFKNMVPQFATVLREGEKLTLRAEDLVIGDVVEVKFGDRLPADIRIIEARNFKVDNSSLTGESEPQSRGPDFTHENPLETKNLAFFSTNAVEGTAKGVVISCGDHTVMGRIAGLASGLDTGETPIAKEIHHFIHLITGVAVFLGVTFFVIAFILGYHWLDAVIFLIGIIVANVPEGLLATVTVCLTLTAKRMASKNCLVKNLEAVETLGSTSTICSDKTGTLTQNRMTVAHMWFDNQIIEADTTEDQSGVQYDRTSPGFKALSRIATLCNRAEFKGGQEGVPILKKEVSGDASEAALLKCMELALGDVLSIRKRNKKVCEIPFNSTNKYQVSIHETEDPSDPRYLLVMKGAPERILERCSTIFINGKEKLMDEEMKEAFNNAYLELGGLGERVLGFCDFMLPSDKFPAGFKFNSDEVNFPCESLRFVGLMSMIDPPRAAVPDAVAKCRSAGIKVIMVTGDHPITAKAIAKSVGIISEGNETVEDIAQRLNIPVSEVNPREAKAAVVHGSELRDLSTDQIDEILRYHTEIVFARTSPQQKLIIVEGCQRMGAIVAVTGDGVNDSPALKKADIGVAMGIAGSDVSKQAADMILLDDNFASIVTGVEEGRLIFDNLKKSIAYTLTSNIPEISPFLAFILCDIPLPLGTVTILCIDLGTDMVPAISLAYEEAESDIMKRQPRNPFTDKLVNERLISMAYGQIGMIQAAAGFFVYFVIMAENGFLPLHLFGLRKGWDSKAVNDLTDSYGQEWTYRDRKTLEFTCHTAFFVSIVVVQWADLIICKTRRNSIFHQGMRNWALNFGLVFETILAAILSYTPGMDKGLRMFPLKFVWWLPALPFSLSIFVYDEIRRFYLRRNPGGWLEQETYY
- the LOC5575790 gene encoding sodium/potassium-transporting ATPase subunit alpha isoform X10; this encodes MPPKKKGDNLDDLKQELDIDYHKITPEELYQRLQTHPENGLSHAKAKENLERDGPNALTPPKQTPEWVKFCKNLFGGFALLLWIGAILCFIAYSILASTVEEPADDNLYLGIVLTAVVIVTGIFSYYQESKSSKIMESFKNMVPQFATVLREGEKLTLRAEDLVIGDVVEVKFGDRLPADIRIIEARNFKVDNSSLTGESEPQSRGPDFTHENPLETKNLAFFSTNAVEGTAKGVVISCGDHTVMGRIAGLASGLDTGETPIAKEIHHFIHLITGVAVFLGVTFFVIAFILGYHWLDAVIFLIGIIVANVPEGLLATVTVCLTLTAKRMASKNCLVKNLEAVETLGSTSTICSDKTGTLTQNRMTVAHMWFDNQIIEADTTEDQSGVQYDRTSPGFKALSRIATLCNRAEFKGGQEGVPILKKEVSGDASEAALLKCMELALGDVLSIRKRNKKVCEIPFNSTNKYQVSIHETEDPSDPRYLLVMKGAPERILERCSTIFINGKEKLMDEEMKEAFNNAYLELGGLGERVLGFCDFMLPSDKFPAGFKFNSDEVNFPCESLRFVGLMSMIDPPRAAVPDAVAKCRSAGIKVIMVTGDHPITAKAIAKSVGIISEGNETVEDIAQRLNIPVSEVNPREAKAAVVHGSELRDLSTDQIDEILRYHTEIVFARTSPQQKLIIVEGCQRMGAIVAVTGDGVNDSPALKKADIGVAMGIAGSDVSKQAADMILLDDNFASIVTGVEEGRLIFDNLKKSIAYTLTSNIPEISPFLAFILCDIPLPLGTVTILCIDLGTDMVPAISLAYEESESDIMKRRPRDPYKDKLVNERLISMAYGQIGMIQAAAGFFVYFVIMAENGFLPLHLFGLRKGWDSKAVNDLTDSYGQEWTYRDRKTLEFTCHTAFFVSIVVVQWADLIICKTRRNSIFHQGMRNWALNFGLVFETILAAILSYTPGMDKGLRMFPLKFVWWLPALPFSLSIFVYDEIRRFYLRRNPGGWLEQETYY